In Castanea sativa cultivar Marrone di Chiusa Pesio chromosome 6, ASM4071231v1, a single window of DNA contains:
- the LOC142639781 gene encoding uncharacterized protein LOC142639781, whose product MFYDELEPDDLKEEEGGSTHDLRNLLERKRQKREPSSSRSRKCAVVREPGGKEGPGPPDCMIAQGEIPKELVQETQIQPEEELIKINLGAKLGSQKLVFISSQLTTQEKEQLVALLQKYTDVFAWTYDEMPGLGLDLESVVHSLNVDPGVKLVVQPARVFHTDVEAQITQEVKKLLAAGFVKPIQHPKWLSNIVLVKKKNGQIRCCVDFRNLNKACPKNEFPLPNINLLVDSAAGSSMFSFMDRYSGYNQIRMATKDAEKTAFRTPIGNFYYTVMPFVLKNAGATYQRTMTSIFHYIMHKEMEDYVDDIVVKSKTRTGHLQVLEQVFERYRKYKLRMNPMKCAFGVSTRKFPGFLVHHRGISLDPAKAMAIATIKRPTTCDIGIKTPKAVKSQAIADLLAQFPGNKESPLNEEIPREVAAIELPGKKWKMRFDGSATATSNRLGIVLSYEDRDTLPLSFKLDLSCSNNTAEYEAYLTGLTIALSIGVKGDFALREQSLVAYRTWAQRLEQEFQTFSVEYTQKSENRFVDALATLGSQMAVKGKNTLIRVSRQERSIIEVLRRMFPEELEQQDWRKEVKEKIKGSGHEGSIKELKDYTLIEGELYRRLPGGILSRCINEKEGRMRLEELHSQICGVAEKISLYRRMQCMGYYWLNMNKEAATI is encoded by the exons ATGTTCTATGATGAGTTGGAACCGGATGACCTGAAAGAAGAGGAAGGAGGAAGCACCCATGACTTGAGAAATCTCTTGGAGAGGAAAAGGCAAAAGCGAGAGCCCAGCTCCTCAAGATCCCGAAAATGTGCTGTAGTGCGAGAACCCGGAGGAAAG GAGGGTCCCGGACCACCAGATTGCATGATCGCCCAAGGAGAAATCCCCAAGGAACTAGTTCAGGAGACCCAAATTCAGCCTGAAGAGGAGCTGATAAAAATAAACTTGGGAGCCAAGCTGGGATCCCAAAAGCTTGTTTTCATTAGCAGTCAGCTAACAACGCAAGAAAAGGAGCAATTAGTAGCCCTACTCCAGAAATACACGGATGTGTTCGCATGGACATATGATGAGATGCCCGGTTTAGGTCTAGATCTAGAATCGGTAGTTCATTCTCTTAATGTGGATCCAGGAGTTAAGCTAGTAGTCCAGCCAGCAAGGGTCTTTCACACTGATGTAGAAGCCCAGATAACCCAAGAAGTCAAGAAGCTACTAGCAGCTGGATTTGTCAAACCCATCCAACATCCCAAGTGGCTTTCCAACATAGTGCtcgtgaagaaaaagaatggccaAATCCGTTGCTGTGTGGACTTCCGCAACCTAAACAAGGCATGCCCAAAAAATGAGTTCCCTCTGCCTAATATTAATCTCCTTGTGGATTCAGCTGCGGGGAGCTCTATGTTCTCATTTATGGATAGGTATAGTGGATACAACCAAATCCGCATGGCTACCAAAGATGCAGAGAAGACAGCGTTCAGGACCCCGATTGGGAATTTTTATTACACTGTGATGCCCTTTGTCCTCAAAAATGCAGGGGCCACATACCAGCGAACCATGACGTCTATTTTCCACTACATAATGCATAAGGAGATGGAAgattatgtggatgatattgtAGTGAAGTCAAAAACTAGGACAGGACACCTCCAAGTGcttgaacaagtttttgaaagatACAGGAAGTACAAACTACGCATGAACCCCATGAAGTGTGCCTTCGGGGTGTCTACTAGGAAATTCCCTGGGTTCCTGGTACACCATAGAGGCATAAGTTTGGATCCAGCAAAAGCCATGGCCATTGCCACAATAAAGAGGCCTACAACG TGCGACATAGGCATCAAGACTCCCAAGGCTGTCAAAAGTCAAGCCATAGCAGACCTGCTAGCCCAGTTCCCCGGGAATAAGGAATCTCCGCTAAATGAGGAGATCCCCAGGGAGGTGGCAGCGATAGAGCTCCCAGGGAAAAAGTGGAAGATGAGGTTTGATGGGTCTGCAACGGCAACCTCAAATAGACTGGGAATTGTATTAAGTTATGAAGATAGGGACACCCTACCCTTATCTTTCAAGCTCGATTTATCCTGCTCGAATAACACCGCTGAATATGAAGCATACCTGACTGGGCTGACCATAGCACTCAGCATAGGA GTGAAGGGCGATTTTGCACTAAGAGAACAGAGTTTGGTAGCTTACAGGACCTGGGCACAAAGGCTAGAGCAGGAGTTTCAGACCTTCAGTGTAGAATACACTCAGAAGAGTGAAAATAGGTTCGTTGATGCATTGGCCACCTTGGGGTCTCAAATGGCAGTTAAAGGGAAAAACACCTTGATAAGGGTGAGTAGACAAGAACGCTCCATCATAGAAGTCCTAAGAAGGATGTTCCCCGAAGAATTGGAGCAGCAAGATTGGAGAAAGGaggttaaagaaaaaataaaaggttcaGGACATGAGGGGAGTATCAAGGAGCTAAAAGACTACACCCTGATAGAAGGAGAACTATACAGGAGACTACCTGGAGGGATTCTATCCAGGTGTATCAATGAAAAGGAAGGAAGGATGAGATTAGAAGAACTACACAGCCAAATCTGTGGGGTTGCAGAAAAGATTAGTCTGTACAGAAGAATGCAATGCATGGGGTACTACTGGCTAAATATGAACAAGGAAGCAGCAACCATATAG